Within Claveliimonas bilis, the genomic segment TTTTTTGCCAACTCCGATATTGAAAGTGTTACCACTTCCTCTGAATTTTCCAAAATGTAATCCGCAATTTTTTTTTCTACACGATGAAAACTAGGATACATACTTTGTATTAACAAAATACAATTTTCTGCTTTCTGCATTTTTTTACTCCTTTTTATCCAATACTTCTTTCAAAATCTCCTTTGGTATTTGGTAAACCTCCTTAGTTCCACATATGCAATTTTCTACTTTCATCCCATCATTGTCCATTATACAAGAAAGATAGCCACTTCTTTCCTGCTCTGAAATACCTTTCTCAATATAATCAAACCCACATGCAGATGATTCTACTGTAAATTGGCAAATCTGTTTTTCTATCTTCATACTGTTCCTATGTACATGACCACAAAAAATACCTTTTACATTTGAACGTGACAAAAATTTCTGTAATCTTTTTCCATTTTTTCCTATTTGAAGCAAATAATCATCCCAAAAAAGCGGGTGATGCACGAAAACAACTATTTTGTCCTTTTTATCGTAAATCCGTTCCAGCCATTCTATCTGAATGTCATCAATTTCACCCACTCCATGTTCCCTGTCTGCGCTATCTAACACAACAATCTTCCATTCTCGTATCTGATAAAAATAATAGTACCTTCCATGAGTTAGCTTCTGCTCAAATACATTGCAAAACGCTTCTTTATTGTCATGATTTCCAAGCGCCAGTAAAACCGGCACCTGGATTCTTGACTCATCCAAAATCTTTTTAAACTGGTGATAGTCAACTTCTTCTCCTTCATGAACTAAATCACCGCTTATCACAATAAAATCAAGGGGTTGGCTTTGAACGACAGACAATATTTTTCTAAGCTTTTCATCCGGAGATAATAATGAAGTGAACATGCCGCTCAATAATCCTACACTGTAATCTTTTCTTATATGCGTATCTGATAATTGTGCAAAATGAAGTTGACTCATTATTTTCCTTCTTTCTATTCCATAATCTGATTAATGGAATCTTGTGTTTCTTTCATTTCCTTCTCTATGTCTACGGTTCCGCTTAATATCTGATCTCTCATATCAATTAACATTTGTTCTGCTTCCAGACCTGCATCACCTGGAAAAGATGCCCATGAAGCAACACCGTTCATTTGATCTGCCGCCGCTGTAAACATAGGGTGCTCTTCTACAAAATCTTTTAATCCGTTTTCTGCCTCAATTACATTATTTCTCGGAGGAACATAACCGGTTCCCTCGGTCCATTTTGCCATTGATTCAACAGAGTACAGATATTTTTCAAACTCCCATGCTGCCTTTTGTTCTTCTTCGTCTTGCGCAGTAATAGCTAGGAAGCATCCTCCTGCAGGTACAACTCGATCTTTCCCTTCCCACACGGGTGAACTTACTGCTCTGACATCAAACTGTGCCGTATCTTCTATCGTTGCCATATATGCTATCGTAGTATGCAACATAGCAACTTCTCCATTAATAAATGCCTGAAATCCTTCTTCCCAGCTTGCGTGCAATGCTTCCTGGTCAGATACCATATCAGCATACATCGTATATGCTTCAACCCCTTCTTCAGAAGCAAAAGAAGCTTTATATTTCCCGTCTTCTTCTGAAATAATCTGTGCGCCATTACTTTCCAACAATGCTTGTTGATTCCAACTATCAGGTCCTTCACGCATATACAGGCCATACTTACCTGTGCTTTCTTTTATTTTACTTGAAAATTCTTCCACTTCTTCCCATGTTTCGGGTCCCTCTTCTGGAAGCCCCGCTTCCTTTAATATATCAGCATTGTAGAACAAAACCGGTGTACTTAAAGAATAAGGCATTCCCACCTGCTCACCATCACTATTTTGCGCCAATTCTAAAATATTAGCATTGAAATTATCTGTAATAAAACTACTATCTTCCGGGAAAAATTCATCAATTATATTCTGTGGTGAAACATAATCAAAATTACTCGAGAAATAATTCAAATAAGTCCATCCTATCTGTACTACAGCCGGCGCATTACCTGCTGCTGTTTCAGCCTGCAAATTCTGCATTAATCCTTTATATTCCTCTGGATTGTATCGCGCTACTACTTCAATTTCATTATTAGATTCATTAAATTCCTTTACTAATTCATCAACCGTTTTTCCACCTACAGTTTCCGAATTAATATGCCAATACTCAATTACTGTTTTGTCTTCATTGTTTTTGGTATTCTCTGCCTCTCCTTCTCCTGCAATACCACAGCCTCCTAACATTCCCATCGTCAAACCACATGATAATACAACTGCTACTCCTCTTAATTTCTTTTTTCTCATGTTCTTCCTCCTTGTTTTTATTCACTTAACAAAGAACTTATTTCATTTTCTTATCATATCCGCGGAACTAAGTTCATTTTTATAATACCATGTGCCTTATCACCCAACTATCATCATTCAGTAAATCATATGTAAAGTTTTTGTAAGAAACATACATGTATGCGAATCATTCTTTGACGCTTTCATCCATAAAAAAGTGTCTTCGACACTTCAACTCCCCCGCCCCTCAATCTTGAGGGGATTAGGGGTTTCTTTTTGTGTCTTTTCCCTTCATAATAGTCTTATGAATATCTTACAGAAGATTTTTACAGACCATTTTGAAGAAATGCTCTATATCCAACATCCTCGTGACTCTGTCATCGAAAATGTAGAAAAAATGATCCATTACGGCGATCCCTCTTTTGGTGGCACCATGTATGCCTGCCCTTCCTGCGGTAATCTTAAGTTTCTCCCTTTTCGCTGTCACTCCCGCTTCTGTCCTTCCTGCGGTAACATGTATTCCATTGACAGGACTACCTCGATGTCTTTTAAAATCATCCATGTCCAGCATCTCCATTGTGTGTTTACCATTGCCAGAGAACTCCGTCCTCTGTTCCTGCAGGACCGTTCGCTCTTAAATTGCCTCTTTTCTGCTGTCAACCGCGTCGTCTCCCGTATGTTCCTCAAAGATAACTATGCTGAACGCTTTACTCCTGGTTTTATCTGTGTCCTTCATACCTTTGGCAGGGATCTGAAATGGAATCCTCATATCCATTGTCTCGTTTCCGAAGGCGGCGTTGGCCTCTCTCTGCGCTGGCGCCACAAAAAGCACTTCAACTACAAACTCCTGCGGGATTCTTTCCAGACCGTTCTTCTCAACGAATTACATTCCAGGATCGGTGACCCTTTTAAAAAGCTTAAGGCTTCTGTCTATGCCGATCACAAAAATGGTTTTTACGTCCGGGCCTTACCCAACAAATGTAATCCATCTCACGTGATCAAGTACATTGGCCGTTATCTCGGACGCCCTGTGATCGCAACCTCCCGCATTGATTCTTATGATGGCGAATTTGTTACCTTTCATTATCATCGGCATGAAGATGAAAAACTGGTCTCTGAAACCATCCCGGTCCTTGATTTCATAGCCAGGCTTACCCAGCATATCCCGGAAAAACATTTCAAAATGATCCGTTACTATGGCATCTATGCCAGGCACCGTAAATCTGACAAATACCTCCGCCGGGCTATTTCAAGAGAAAAGCATAAGATATTTCTTTCTTTTAACCGTTGGCGGGATTCCATCCTGCATTCCTTCGGATATGATCCTTTAAAGTGTCCTTCCTGTGGTACGACCATGCTTTTTCTTGAATTATATTTCAACCACAGACCGGTTCCTTTGCATGAATTATACGAAAAGGTTATGCGAAAGCATCGGTGCCGGGCTCCTGCCTCTTTTTCTTTTCTTCCATCGTCTCCTTCTGCGTGATACAATCAATATAT encodes:
- a CDS encoding metallophosphoesterase family protein, translating into MSQLHFAQLSDTHIRKDYSVGLLSGMFTSLLSPDEKLRKILSVVQSQPLDFIVISGDLVHEGEEVDYHQFKKILDESRIQVPVLLALGNHDNKEAFCNVFEQKLTHGRYYYFYQIREWKIVVLDSADREHGVGEIDDIQIEWLERIYDKKDKIVVFVHHPLFWDDYLLQIGKNGKRLQKFLSRSNVKGIFCGHVHRNSMKIEKQICQFTVESSACGFDYIEKGISEQERSGYLSCIMDNDGMKVENCICGTKEVYQIPKEILKEVLDKKE
- a CDS encoding ABC transporter substrate-binding protein, whose translation is MRKKKLRGVAVVLSCGLTMGMLGGCGIAGEGEAENTKNNEDKTVIEYWHINSETVGGKTVDELVKEFNESNNEIEVVARYNPEEYKGLMQNLQAETAAGNAPAVVQIGWTYLNYFSSNFDYVSPQNIIDEFFPEDSSFITDNFNANILELAQNSDGEQVGMPYSLSTPVLFYNADILKEAGLPEEGPETWEEVEEFSSKIKESTGKYGLYMREGPDSWNQQALLESNGAQIISEEDGKYKASFASEEGVEAYTMYADMVSDQEALHASWEEGFQAFINGEVAMLHTTIAYMATIEDTAQFDVRAVSSPVWEGKDRVVPAGGCFLAITAQDEEEQKAAWEFEKYLYSVESMAKWTEGTGYVPPRNNVIEAENGLKDFVEEHPMFTAAADQMNGVASWASFPGDAGLEAEQMLIDMRDQILSGTVDIEKEMKETQDSINQIME